The proteins below come from a single Aquarana catesbeiana isolate 2022-GZ linkage group LG12, ASM4218655v1, whole genome shotgun sequence genomic window:
- the WFIKKN2 gene encoding WAP, Kazal, immunoglobulin, Kunitz and NTR domain-containing protein 2, with product MWRLICCTWIGMLTAETFTLILFGLLGEGDALPHVRYSHAGLCPNEMNPNLWVDAQSTCHRECDADQECETYEKCCPNVCGTKSCVAARYMDVKGKKGPVGMPKEATCDLFMCTQQGSECEIWDGQPVCKCRDRCEKEPSFTCASDGLTYYNKCFMDAEACTKGIALTVVTCKYHLSWPHTSPLPSETTANPTIPSVETAILNVIAPTLVSNPTHKVVHVGDTVSFHCDVTGKPKPEITWEKEIEGKENLVMRPNHVVANIVVTNIAQLVIYNTQLQDAGVYMCTAKNTGGLIKVNFPLSVKEQPAKEKSNKTFFPTDECLKPPDSEDCGEEQTRWYFDAKKNNCFIFVYGNCNSNWNHFETYELCMMTCMNGPVNFCNYPALQGPCKAYEPRWAYNKLLSQCQSFIYGGCGGNENNFESKEMCEDMCPFPKNQKCKVCKPRQKLVTSFCKSDFAILGRIIELTEDQDSGNALVSVEDILKDEKMGLKFLGKQPLEVTLLNMDWSCPCPNMTSVSGQIIIMGDVHNGMAVLQPHSFVGMSSARRVRKLREVIHSKTCDLLKEILSQP from the exons ATGTGGCGTTTAATTTGTTGTACCTGGATCGGGATGTTGACGGCAGAGACTTTCACATTAATTCTGTTCGGTCTGCTCGGAGAAGGAGATGCATTGCCGCATGTGAGGTACTCTCATGCCGGTTTATGTCCCAATGAAATGAATCCAAACCTGTGGGTGGATGCGCAAAGCACCTGCCATCGCGAATGTGACGCCGACCAG GAATGTGAGACTTATGAAAAGTGCTGTCCTAACGTATGTGGGACCAAGAGCTGCGTGGCAGCGCGATACATGGATGTAAAAGGAAAGAAAGGTCCAGTCGGCATGCCGAAGGAAGCAACGTGCGACCTCTTCATGTGCACCCAGCAAGGCTCCGAGTGTGAAATTTGGGATGGGCAACCGGTTTGCAAATGCAGAGACAGATGTGAGAAGGAACCCAGCTTTACTTGTGCCTCCGACGGACTTACCTACTACAACAAATGCTTTATGGATGCTGAAGCTTGTACAAAGGGGATCGCATTAACTGTGGTCACCTGTAAATATCACCTGTCTTGGCCCCATACAAGCCCATTGCCTTCAGAGACAACAGCTAACCCAACCATTCCTTCGGTTGAGACGGCCATCCTAAATGTGATTGCGCCCACTTTAGTCAGCAACCCAACTCACAAGGTGGTCCATGTGGGAGATACTGTCAGTTTTCACTGTGACGTCACTGGCAAACCCAAACCAGAAATAACATGGGAGAAAGAAATCGAGGGGAAGGAAAATCTGGTCATGCGACCCAACCATGTTGTTGCAAATATAGTGGTCACCAACATTGCTCAGCTAGTTATCTACAATACTCAGTTACAAGATGCCGGTGTCTACATGTGTACAGCCAAGAACACTGGAGGCCTCATCAAGGTCAACTTCCCCTTGTCGGTCAAAGAACAGCCTGCTAAGGAAAAATCTAACAAGACTTTTTTTCCAACTGATGAGTGCCTGAAGCCACCGGATAGTGAGGACTGCGGGGAGGAACAGACTCGGTGGTACTTTGATGCCAAGAAAAACAACTGTTTTATTTTTGTGTATGGTAACTGCAACAGCAACTGGAACCACTTTGAAACGTATGAGTTGTGTATGATGACTTGCATGAATGGACCCGTCAACTTCTGCAATTACCCTGCTCTACAAGGCCCTTGTAAGGCCTATGAGCCAAGATGGGCTTATAACAAACTACTGAGCCAGTGCCAGTCCTTCATCTATGGTGGCTGCGGAGGTAATGAAAACAACTTTGAGAGCAAAGAGATGTGTGAAGACATGTGCCCGTTCCCCAAGAACCAGAAGTGCAAAGTGTGCAAACCTCGGCAGAAACTGGTCACTAGCTTCTGCAAAAGTGACTTCGCCATTCTGGGGCGCATCATTGAGCTGACTGAAGATCAGGATTCGGGCAATGCCCTGGTCTCGGTTGAAGATATCCTGAAAGATGAAAAAATGGGACTTAAGTTTCTTGGAAAGCAGCCGCTGGAAGTCACCCTGCTGAACATGGACTGGAGCTGTCCGTGTCCCAACATGACATCAGTCAGTGGTCAGATCATTATAATGGGTGATGTGCATAACGGCATGGCTGTCCTACAACCGCACAGCTTTGTTGGCATGTCGAGCGCTCGCCGCGTGCGCAAACTGCGTGAAGTCATTCACAGTAAAACGTGTGATCTTCTGAAGGAGATTTTAAGCCAACCGTAA